One Pseudochaenichthys georgianus chromosome 4, fPseGeo1.2, whole genome shotgun sequence DNA window includes the following coding sequences:
- the LOC117445516 gene encoding G-protein-signaling modulator 2-like isoform X2, producing MHGILIGGRFSARGVASQLLLPWTEFLPQMDQMESSCLDLALEGERLCKAGDYRAGVSFFESAIQVGTEDLQILSAIYSQLGNAYFHLQEYNKALEYHRHDLTLTRTIGDELGEAKASGNLGNTLKLLGRYDEAVVCCQRHLDITGAIYDKVGQARALYNFGNVYHAKGKSICWTGVEPGEFPEEARVALRKAAQYYEANLSLVKEMGDRAAQGRTHGNLGNTYYLLGDFETAAAAHEKRLLIAKEFGDKSAERRAHCNLGNAHIFLSQFEVAAGHYKRTLQLARLLKDKAVEAQACYSLGNTYTLLQDYERAIDYHLKHLVIAQDLNDRVGEGRAYWSLGNAHTALGNHQQAMYFAEKHLEIAQETGDKSAEATARMNLSDLRLVVSLKSNSNNHSYIFRNTNTNSSALPEGPLSLHTLQRLNSLSRIGDSAENPRLSPTPEKNQTGDSFEHPDREEDVFPGSSKNNSLKAYTKLFLFNRLKSKKQKNNKSSPTDQHENHTEPSAPEPDSPVSPQPGSRDTIGEDGFFDLLSRFQGSRMDDQRCSLLDDQSALPAPPSPSSTPPVAERKSILQGETPSQDPGHFLELLASSQARRLDDQRVSMSHFPGLRLSTSNPPLTPSTLSTDQVPLQAPISSTDAPHTPSLYSRIEASSEQPEEEDVFFDMLVKCQGSRLNDQRCSAPPPKTKGPTVPDEDFFTLILRSQSNRMEEQRVLPPPGVTQSKPD from the exons ATGCATGGAATCCTAATTGGAGGCAGATTTTCAGCGCGAGGAGTGGCTTCACAACTTCTGCTTCCCTGGACAGAGTTCCTTCCCCAGATGGATCA GATGGAGTCATCATGTCTGGACCTGGCTCTGGAAGGTGAGCGGCTGTGTAAGGCTGGGGACTATCGCGCCGGCGTGTCCTTCTTTGAGTCTGCCATCCAGGTTGGAACCGAGGACCTTCAAATACTTAGCGCCATCTACAGCCAGCTGGGAAATGCCTACTTTCACCTCCAAGAGTACAACAAAGCCCTGGAGTACCATCGGCATGACCTCACACTTACTCG AACAATTGGAGATGAACTCGGTGAGGCGAAAGCCAGTGGTAACCTTGGGAACACATTAAAGCTTTTAGGACGATATGATGAAGCCGTGGTTTGTTGTCAAAGACATTTGGATATCACCGGAGCCATTTATGACAAG GTTGGGCAGGCTCGTGCGCTGTATAATTTCGGGAACGTCTACCACGCTAAGGGCAAGAGCATCTGCTGGACTGGAGTGGAGCCAGGAGAGTTCCCAGAGGAGGCCAGGGTAGCCCTGAGGAAAGCTGCACAGTACTACGA AGCAAACCTAAGTCTGGTGAAGGAGATGGGTGATCGGGCCGCTCAGGGTCGCACCCATGGTAACCTAGGTAACACTTACTATCTGCTGGGTGACTTTGAAACGGCAGCGGCTGCACATGAAAAG AGGCTGCTCATCGCTAAAGAGTTTGGGGATAAGTCCGCTGAGAGGAGGGCCCACTGTAACCTTGGCAATGCTCACATTTTCCTCAGCCAGTTTGAAGTAGCCGCAGGCCATTACAA GAGGACTCTGCAGCTGGCCAGGCTCCTGAAGGACAAAGCAGTGGAGGCCCAGGCCTGTTACAGTTTGGGAAACACCTACACACTACTGCAGGACTATGAGAGAGCCATTGATTACCACCTCAAACATCTGGTCATTGCTCAGGACCTCAATGACAG AGTCGGTGAAGGGCGAGCGTACTGGAGTCTAGGAAATGCCCACACCGCCCTGGGGAACCACCAGCAAGCCATGTACTTTGCTGAGAAACATCTGGAAATTGCCCAAGAG ACTGGAGACAAAAGTGCTGAGGCGACAGCCAGGATGAACCTGTCGGACCTACGGCTGGTCGTCAGCCTGAAGTCCAACTCCAACAACCACTCCTATATCTTCCGTAACACCAACACTAACAGCTCTGCCCTGCCAGAAGGCCCTCTGAGCCTCCACACCCTACAAA GGCTAAATTCTCTGTCAAGGATTGGAGACAGCGCAGAGAACCCGAGACTGAGTCCAACTCCTGAGAAAAATCAAACTGGGGATTCTTTTGAACATCCG GATAGGGAAGAGGATGTATTCCCTGGGTCTTCCAAAAACAACTCACTCAAGGCGTATACTAAGCTCTTCCTCTTCAACCGGCTAAAAAGCAAGAAGCAGAAGAACAACAAATCCTCTCCCACAGACCAGCATGAGAACCACACGGAGCCCTCGGCCCCTGAGCCGGACTCACCAGTGTCTCCTCAG CCGGGATCGCGGGACACTATTGGAGAGGATGGCTTTTTCGATCTCCTGTCTCGCTTCCAGGGCAGCAGAATGGACGACCAAAGGTGCTCGCTACTAGATGACCAGAGCGCTCTCCCTgctcctccctctccctcctccaccCCACCTGTAGCTGAGAGGAAAT CTATTTTGCAGGGCGAGACACCCTCGCAGGATCCTGGTCATTTCCTGGAGCTGCTGGCCAGCTCCCAGGCCCGTCGCCTGGACGACCAAAGAGTGAGCATGAGCCATTTTCCTGGCTTACGACTCAGCACCTCCAACCCGCCTCTTACACCCTCCACCTTAAGCACAGATCAAGTCCCTCTACAAG CCCCCATCTCCAGTACAGATGCCCCTCACACACCCTCCCTGTACAGTCGCATCGAGGCCAGCTCTGAGCAGCCCGAGGAGGAGGATGTCTTCTTCGACATGCTGGTTAAGTGCCAG GGCTCACGACTGAACGACCAGCGGTGTTCTGCTCCCCCTCCCAAAACCAAAGGACCAACTGTTCCAGATGAAGATTTTTTCACTCTCATTCTGCGGTCCCAATCCAACAGGATGGAAGAGCAGCGGGTCCTGCCCCCCCCTGGGGTCACCCAATCCAAACCAGACTGa
- the LOC117445516 gene encoding G-protein-signaling modulator 2-like isoform X1 — MESSCLDLALEGERLCKAGDYRAGVSFFESAIQVGTEDLQILSAIYSQLGNAYFHLQEYNKALEYHRHDLTLTRTIGDELGEAKASGNLGNTLKLLGRYDEAVVCCQRHLDITGAIYDKVGQARALYNFGNVYHAKGKSICWTGVEPGEFPEEARVALRKAAQYYEANLSLVKEMGDRAAQGRTHGNLGNTYYLLGDFETAAAAHEKRLLIAKEFGDKSAERRAHCNLGNAHIFLSQFEVAAGHYKRTLQLARLLKDKAVEAQACYSLGNTYTLLQDYERAIDYHLKHLVIAQDLNDRVGEGRAYWSLGNAHTALGNHQQAMYFAEKHLEIAQETGDKSAEATARMNLSDLRLVVSLKSNSNNHSYIFRNTNTNSSALPEGPLSLHTLQRLNSLSRIGDSAENPRLSPTPEKNQTGDSFEHPDREEDVFPGSSKNNSLKAYTKLFLFNRLKSKKQKNNKSSPTDQHENHTEPSAPEPDSPVSPQPGSRDTIGEDGFFDLLSRFQGSRMDDQRCSLLDDQSALPAPPSPSSTPPVAERKSILQGETPSQDPGHFLELLASSQARRLDDQRVSMSHFPGLRLSTSNPPLTPSTLSTDQVPLQAPISSTDAPHTPSLYSRIEASSEQPEEEDVFFDMLVKCQGSRLNDQRCSAPPPKTKGPTVPDEDFFTLILRSQSNRMEEQRVLPPPGVTQSKPD; from the exons ATGGAGTCATCATGTCTGGACCTGGCTCTGGAAGGTGAGCGGCTGTGTAAGGCTGGGGACTATCGCGCCGGCGTGTCCTTCTTTGAGTCTGCCATCCAGGTTGGAACCGAGGACCTTCAAATACTTAGCGCCATCTACAGCCAGCTGGGAAATGCCTACTTTCACCTCCAAGAGTACAACAAAGCCCTGGAGTACCATCGGCATGACCTCACACTTACTCG AACAATTGGAGATGAACTCGGTGAGGCGAAAGCCAGTGGTAACCTTGGGAACACATTAAAGCTTTTAGGACGATATGATGAAGCCGTGGTTTGTTGTCAAAGACATTTGGATATCACCGGAGCCATTTATGACAAG GTTGGGCAGGCTCGTGCGCTGTATAATTTCGGGAACGTCTACCACGCTAAGGGCAAGAGCATCTGCTGGACTGGAGTGGAGCCAGGAGAGTTCCCAGAGGAGGCCAGGGTAGCCCTGAGGAAAGCTGCACAGTACTACGA AGCAAACCTAAGTCTGGTGAAGGAGATGGGTGATCGGGCCGCTCAGGGTCGCACCCATGGTAACCTAGGTAACACTTACTATCTGCTGGGTGACTTTGAAACGGCAGCGGCTGCACATGAAAAG AGGCTGCTCATCGCTAAAGAGTTTGGGGATAAGTCCGCTGAGAGGAGGGCCCACTGTAACCTTGGCAATGCTCACATTTTCCTCAGCCAGTTTGAAGTAGCCGCAGGCCATTACAA GAGGACTCTGCAGCTGGCCAGGCTCCTGAAGGACAAAGCAGTGGAGGCCCAGGCCTGTTACAGTTTGGGAAACACCTACACACTACTGCAGGACTATGAGAGAGCCATTGATTACCACCTCAAACATCTGGTCATTGCTCAGGACCTCAATGACAG AGTCGGTGAAGGGCGAGCGTACTGGAGTCTAGGAAATGCCCACACCGCCCTGGGGAACCACCAGCAAGCCATGTACTTTGCTGAGAAACATCTGGAAATTGCCCAAGAG ACTGGAGACAAAAGTGCTGAGGCGACAGCCAGGATGAACCTGTCGGACCTACGGCTGGTCGTCAGCCTGAAGTCCAACTCCAACAACCACTCCTATATCTTCCGTAACACCAACACTAACAGCTCTGCCCTGCCAGAAGGCCCTCTGAGCCTCCACACCCTACAAA GGCTAAATTCTCTGTCAAGGATTGGAGACAGCGCAGAGAACCCGAGACTGAGTCCAACTCCTGAGAAAAATCAAACTGGGGATTCTTTTGAACATCCG GATAGGGAAGAGGATGTATTCCCTGGGTCTTCCAAAAACAACTCACTCAAGGCGTATACTAAGCTCTTCCTCTTCAACCGGCTAAAAAGCAAGAAGCAGAAGAACAACAAATCCTCTCCCACAGACCAGCATGAGAACCACACGGAGCCCTCGGCCCCTGAGCCGGACTCACCAGTGTCTCCTCAG CCGGGATCGCGGGACACTATTGGAGAGGATGGCTTTTTCGATCTCCTGTCTCGCTTCCAGGGCAGCAGAATGGACGACCAAAGGTGCTCGCTACTAGATGACCAGAGCGCTCTCCCTgctcctccctctccctcctccaccCCACCTGTAGCTGAGAGGAAAT CTATTTTGCAGGGCGAGACACCCTCGCAGGATCCTGGTCATTTCCTGGAGCTGCTGGCCAGCTCCCAGGCCCGTCGCCTGGACGACCAAAGAGTGAGCATGAGCCATTTTCCTGGCTTACGACTCAGCACCTCCAACCCGCCTCTTACACCCTCCACCTTAAGCACAGATCAAGTCCCTCTACAAG CCCCCATCTCCAGTACAGATGCCCCTCACACACCCTCCCTGTACAGTCGCATCGAGGCCAGCTCTGAGCAGCCCGAGGAGGAGGATGTCTTCTTCGACATGCTGGTTAAGTGCCAG GGCTCACGACTGAACGACCAGCGGTGTTCTGCTCCCCCTCCCAAAACCAAAGGACCAACTGTTCCAGATGAAGATTTTTTCACTCTCATTCTGCGGTCCCAATCCAACAGGATGGAAGAGCAGCGGGTCCTGCCCCCCCCTGGGGTCACCCAATCCAAACCAGACTGa
- the LOC117445819 gene encoding fetuin-B → MDTSICRLLLLLSLLSIQTLCVYGEGLDLSPIQLAPIPCNDKAVEKLSRLAVTYINEDRTDGYKFALNRIANVHLHAQGPAGNVYYLDLDVLETKCHIGSPKPWKRCDLRPFMETQISGNCNTTILHTPEGYSYLYSYDCTLVPDAPEKLQQTCPTCPLLLPADSPQAVEAARATLDSYKRQSTVGAGLGVKKITRASAQVVPVKASFVEYIVQECPEGVTERGTCQKLTVESDTETAGFCAGSLHGDMGIHPDVQVSCEMFKIKNVDILRPVQPQGHDIPQDPEIPTFPPLIEDPTYDPLPIPFDPTLPPAVQPEPFDPTPILPVPFDPVPLDPVPLDTVPYDPPVANPSIPLSSSSSESDEDLVNQQQQPPGADPLASSSEEIGGPIAMRPPFNFRYQKRDRKKRQALMENTTSHNPTFLSDFPSGSSPFRSCPGPARYTTV, encoded by the exons ATGGACACATCTATCTGCAGATTATTACTGCTATTATCCCTGCTATCTATTCAAACTTTGTGTGTGTACGGCGAGGGTTTGGATTTATCGCCCATCCAACTTGCTCCCATCCCCTGTAATGACAAAGCAGTGGAGAAGCTGTCTCGTCTTGCTGTCACTTACATCAATGAGGATCGCACTGACGGCTACAAGTTTGCCCTCAACCGTATTGCAAATGTCCACCTGCATGCTCAG GGCCCAGCGGGCAATGTCTATTACCTGGACCTGGATGTCCTGGAGACCAAGTGTCACATAGGCAGCCCAAAACCATGGAAACGCTGTGACCTCCGTCCATTCATGGAAACa CAAATCTCTGGAAACTGCAATACCACCATTCTGCACACACCAGAGGGATACTCCTATCTGTACAGCTACGACTGCACTCTGGTCCCAG ATGCCCCAGAGAAGCTCCAGCAGACCTGTCCCACCTGCCCCCTCCTGCTGCCTGCAGATAGCCCACAGGCTGTGGAGGCTGCCCGGGCCACTCTGGACTCCTATAAGAGACAGTCCACAGTGGGAGCAGGGCTGGGAGTGAAGAAGATCACCCgagcttcagcacag GTTGTGCCAGTGAAAGCCAGCTTTGTGGAGTACATAGTCCAAGAGTGTCCAGAGGGAGTGACAGAAAGAGGCACCTGCCAGAAACTAACAGTGGAGTCTGACACAGAG ACTGCAGGTTTCTGCGCAGGATCTTTGCACGGAGACATGGGCATCcaccctgatgttcaggtgtcctGTGAGATGTTTAAAATAAAG AATGTCGATATCCTTAGACCAGTGCAGCCTCAAGGTCACGACATCCCCCAAGACCCTGAGATCCCGACCTTCCCTCCTCTGATCGAAGATCCAACATATGATCCACTGCCTATTCCCTTTGACCCCACACTGCCCCCTGCTGTTCAACCAGAACCCTTTGACCCCACGCCCATTCTCCCTGTGCCCTTTGACCCTGTGCCCTTGGACCCTGTGCCCTTGGACACTGTGCCCTATGATCCTCCTGTTGCCAACCCCTCTATCCCCCTTTCCTCCTCTTCAAGTGAGTCTGATGAAGATCTAGTAAACCAGCAACAGCAACCACCAGGGGCTGACCCTCTTGCCTCCTCCTCTGAAGAGATAGGAGGGCCCATAGCTATGCGACCACCCTTTAACTTCCGCTATCAGAAGCGTGACCGCAAGAAACGGCAGGCCCTAATGGAGAACACAACCTCTCACAACCCCACCTTTCTGTCTGATTTCCCCAGTGGGTCTTCTCCTTTCCGCTCCTGTCCGGGTCCTGCTCGATACACCACTGTTTGA